From Novosphingobium sp. 9, the proteins below share one genomic window:
- a CDS encoding DUF736 domain-containing protein, translated as MAKIGTFKIISGELRGAITTLAVQAKSVRIVPDETATGNAPGHRIFAGEAEIGAAWTRSTQDDRTYLSVKLDDPSLVAPIFAQLFENPDGTHDLVWTRSSRRTGE; from the coding sequence ATGGCAAAGATCGGCACATTCAAGATCATCTCGGGCGAACTTCGCGGCGCCATCACGACCCTGGCTGTACAGGCCAAGTCGGTCAGGATCGTCCCCGATGAGACTGCCACCGGCAACGCGCCCGGCCATCGCATCTTCGCGGGCGAGGCAGAAATCGGTGCAGCCTGGACCCGCAGCACGCAGGACGACCGGACCTATCTCTCGGTCAAGCTCGACGACCCCAGCCTCGTGGCGCCCATCTTCGCCCAGCTGTTTGAGAACCCCGACGGCACCCACGACCTGGTCTGGACCCGCAGCTCGCGTCGCACGGGCGAGTAA
- a CDS encoding helix-turn-helix transcriptional regulator, which produces MDDAGRFPVRRYLTTPDAALRLGLSPRTLEKHRVFGTGPVFHKLGGRVVYAIEALEAWAALGQRHSTSDPGKGTCRPARRTAGAVRR; this is translated from the coding sequence ATGGATGATGCCGGCCGCTTTCCCGTGCGCCGCTACCTCACGACCCCCGATGCAGCCCTGCGTCTCGGATTGTCGCCCCGCACGCTTGAAAAGCATCGGGTGTTCGGAACCGGGCCGGTCTTCCACAAACTGGGAGGCCGCGTTGTATACGCGATCGAGGCCCTGGAAGCCTGGGCCGCGCTTGGTCAGCGCCATTCGACGAGCGATCCGGGCAAAGGCACCTGCAGGCCTGCCCGGCGTACCGCCGGCGCGGTCCGGCGCTGA
- a CDS encoding thermonuclease family protein: protein MHARRTAWPCGAEATRKMEEWVGDQTLECTQQGRDEYGRVVAICTVSGVDLSERLARNGLAITLPHFTDRYLTAQQYAHQHGIGIWAGTFDTPSAYRAAHPRQYRPAPPRPRPATPARTAATPSRPDLYFRSCREARAAGYAMMRRGEPGYRVGLDGDLDGIACEPPPHRR from the coding sequence CTGCATGCGCGACGGACAGCCTGGCCCTGCGGCGCCGAAGCGACCCGCAAAATGGAGGAATGGGTCGGCGACCAGACACTCGAATGCACCCAACAGGGCCGCGACGAGTACGGCCGCGTCGTTGCGATCTGTACGGTCAGCGGCGTCGATCTTTCCGAACGGCTCGCGCGAAACGGGCTCGCGATCACCCTGCCCCATTTCACCGACCGCTACCTCACAGCGCAGCAATACGCGCACCAGCACGGCATCGGCATCTGGGCCGGTACATTCGACACGCCGTCTGCCTATCGCGCCGCCCACCCACGCCAGTATAGGCCTGCGCCGCCGCGCCCCCGGCCGGCCACGCCCGCACGGACAGCAGCTACGCCCTCTCGCCCGGATCTGTATTTTCGCAGCTGTCGCGAGGCTCGGGCAGCAGGCTATGCCATGATGCGGCGAGGAGAGCCTGGCTATCGCGTCGGGCTGGATGGCGATCTCGACGGCATCGCCTGCGAACCGCCACCCCATCGACGTTAA
- a CDS encoding DUF2285 domain-containing protein yields MASIAREIDNPFQALDAVGFAQEFLRRNPVYRAEYARLPPASRMQGKARSWPGDGAWRFPCDPDVSASDGPALWLARAVPAVVILEPAPPGMDGITAHALFSWPDIQADRILADGRHLVLGDCNVPHRIWLRSLDPARALAVSVPGDAFADRRFAAARHLLRRLKLAPDHGAGAEEARGSGTALSPFQRARLAMLLGILDDIGAADRPRMSLHDIAGRHVYRGMTLGRGAVWKTSSQRRRTQRLIREALGLMHGGYRDLLVG; encoded by the coding sequence ATGGCCTCGATCGCGCGCGAAATCGATAATCCGTTTCAGGCGCTCGATGCTGTCGGGTTTGCGCAGGAATTTCTGCGCCGCAATCCGGTCTACCGTGCCGAGTATGCGCGCTTGCCTCCCGCCTCGCGCATGCAGGGGAAGGCGAGGTCATGGCCCGGCGATGGGGCCTGGCGTTTCCCGTGCGATCCCGATGTTTCGGCGAGCGATGGGCCGGCGCTCTGGTTGGCCCGGGCTGTGCCCGCGGTGGTGATCCTCGAGCCGGCGCCGCCCGGCATGGACGGCATCACTGCGCATGCCCTGTTTTCCTGGCCGGACATACAGGCTGACCGGATACTCGCCGACGGGCGCCATCTCGTGCTGGGGGACTGCAACGTGCCCCACCGGATATGGCTGCGCTCGCTCGATCCTGCGCGGGCACTGGCCGTTTCGGTTCCCGGCGATGCGTTTGCCGATCGACGTTTCGCAGCGGCACGGCACCTGCTCCGGCGTCTGAAGCTCGCGCCTGATCACGGGGCAGGGGCAGAAGAAGCGCGCGGGAGCGGCACAGCGTTGTCGCCCTTCCAGCGGGCCCGTCTTGCGATGCTGTTGGGCATTCTTGATGACATCGGAGCGGCGGACCGTCCCCGGATGAGCCTGCACGATATTGCAGGCCGCCATGTCTATCGTGGCATGACACTGGGGCGCGGGGCGGTGTGGAAGACATCCTCCCAGCGTCGCCGCACCCAGCGCCTCATACGCGAGGCGCTCGGGTTGATGCACGGCGGATATCGCGATCTGCTGGTCGGGTGA